In Heliangelus exortis chromosome Z, bHelExo1.hap1, whole genome shotgun sequence, a genomic segment contains:
- the LOC139789755 gene encoding coiled-coil domain-containing protein 68-like, with product MAAVPKEQRNPRIVVTTLVLSRHLRREEHGPGGRLVLYGSSSSHITEEAEYLQKQLPQLSGSQSRGWSHSPVVRTLKETEEQLLLVSKENQVLRIKLEALREAGAQVLRSSSQKLSENYQTKSEELKKSHEQEKQQIQAFRLQQEKKLQESRETTNHLAESLQEKCSSIQEMENRLQRMQEEKKTLLERKKSLEERLQQMMAREDGKRCLDLQGQISSLQEQISHLQHLIQRQHHSLRGIIQEAEVLKNKLKSQDARIEKLTEKLSTLETQNQELKEQLELWSG from the exons ATGGCTGCTGTCCCCAAAG agcagaggaaccCACGCATCGTGGTGACCACCCTGGTGCTCAGCAGGCAcctgaggagagaagagcacGGCCCAGGGGGAAGGTTGGTCCTTTAtggctcctcctcctcccacatCACTGAGGAAGCTGAATATCTGCAAAAG CAGCTTCCTCAGCTCTCAGGCTCtcagagcaggggctggagccaCAGCCCCGTTGTGAGGACCCTGAAGGAaacagaggagcagctgctcttggtgagcaaagaaaaccaagtgCTGAGGATCAAG CTGGAAGCCTTGAGGGAAGCTGGTGCCCAGGTTCTCAGATCCTCCTCCCAGAAACTGTCTGAAAATTACCAGACTAAgtcagaagaactgaaaaaaagccacgagcaggagaagcagcaaatccAG GCTTTCAGGCTCCAGCAAGAAAAGaagctccaggaaagcagggaaacCACCAACCACCTGGCTGAAAGCCTCCAGGAAAAATGTTCTTCCATCCAGGAGATGGAGAATCGCCTCCAAAGGATGCAGGAG gaaaagaaaaccctgcTAGAGAGGAAAAAGTCCCTTGAAGAGAGGCTCCAGCAGATGATGGCAAGAGAAGATGGCAAAAG GTGCCTGGATCTCCAGGGACAAATTTCCAGCCTGCAGGAGCAGATttcccacctccagcacctGATCCAGAGGCAGCACCACTCCCTGCGTGGCATCATCCAGGAG GCAGAGGTCTTGAAAAACAAACTCAAGAGCCAAGATGCAAGAATAGAAAAGCTGACAGAGAAGCTGAGCACCCTGGAGACCCAG aacCAAGAACTGAAAGAGCAACTGGAGTTGTGGTCTGGC